A DNA window from Sphingopyxis macrogoltabida contains the following coding sequences:
- a CDS encoding SpoIIAA family protein translates to MFEMIKTNDDVLAVRIEGNITGEDLAAIMDRLDVAMAANETVHVYAETRSIDGIEISGLAAHIARAAPLFAKLDRFGRVAVVADQFWIRALTRIESALLPHIGYRVFKPEDRGAALMWVEGRDG, encoded by the coding sequence ATGTTCGAAATGATCAAAACGAACGACGACGTGCTCGCCGTCCGTATCGAGGGCAACATCACGGGAGAGGATCTGGCCGCAATCATGGACCGGCTCGACGTCGCGATGGCGGCGAACGAGACGGTGCATGTCTATGCCGAGACGCGGTCGATCGACGGTATCGAGATCAGCGGGCTGGCCGCGCATATCGCGCGGGCCGCGCCGCTTTTCGCAAAGCTCGACCGGTTCGGCCGCGTCGCGGTTGTCGCCGATCAGTTTTGGATTCGGGCCCTCACGCGGATCGAAAGCGCGCTTCTGCCGCATATCGGCTATAGGGTGTTCAAGCCCGAGGATCGCGGCGCGGCGTTGATGTGGGTCGAAGGGCGCGACGGATGA
- a CDS encoding VIT1/CCC1 transporter family protein: MTGTLLSGPWPSARGDHREAHLVSRTGWLRAAVLGANDGIVSTASLIIGVAASGATRQSILVSGVAGLVAGAMSMAAGEYVSVSSQADTERADLAREKRELASDPAAERDELAGIYERRGLDPETARIVVNQMTAFDALTTHARDELHITDMTAARPVTAALASAATFTAGAALPLLVAALTPTTGIVALEAIGSLLFLAALGWLGAFAGGAAPTRPVARVIFWGALAMAITAGIGRLVGTAV, translated from the coding sequence ATGACGGGCACCCTTCTGTCCGGTCCCTGGCCGTCGGCGCGCGGCGATCACCGCGAAGCCCATCTCGTATCGCGGACGGGGTGGCTGCGGGCAGCCGTGCTCGGCGCCAACGACGGGATCGTCTCCACCGCAAGTCTCATTATTGGCGTCGCGGCGTCGGGCGCCACCCGTCAATCGATCCTGGTTTCGGGGGTTGCCGGCCTCGTTGCCGGCGCCATGTCGATGGCGGCCGGCGAATATGTGTCGGTCAGTTCGCAGGCCGATACCGAACGGGCGGACCTTGCCCGTGAAAAGCGAGAGCTGGCGAGCGACCCCGCGGCCGAACGCGACGAGCTGGCCGGCATTTATGAACGACGCGGCCTCGATCCGGAAACCGCGCGCATCGTGGTCAACCAGATGACCGCGTTCGACGCGCTCACGACGCATGCGCGCGACGAACTCCATATCACCGACATGACGGCCGCGCGCCCGGTCACCGCGGCGCTGGCGTCTGCCGCCACCTTTACCGCCGGCGCGGCGCTGCCGCTCCTCGTCGCCGCGCTGACGCCGACGACAGGGATCGTTGCACTCGAAGCCATCGGTTCGCTGCTGTTCCTCGCCGCGCTGGGATGGCTCGGCGCATTTGCAGGTGGCGCCGCGCCCACCCGTCCGGTTGCACGCGTCATATTCTGGGGCGCGCTCGCGATGGCCATCACCGCGGGAATCGGCCGGCTGGTGGGCACGGCTGTCTGA
- a CDS encoding ATP-grasp fold amidoligase family protein, which produces MTTAVAAAPTQPGVYRGLRLAAQRVGLLYGWRHGHRIDWNHPTRFTELVQLRKLTDRSPIQTQMMDKIVAKRLAGTRLGEEWIVPTLWQGTDLPWLIPFPAPAIIKSRHGCNQYRVVTAVPDCERWQQLRRAARRWQRRPYGRWLDEWAYRDVPRGILAEPLLGGALPLPIDYKIYVFGGTATHVQVHLGRGRRHRWILHDRSWRQLVRAADEPPPPPSLPAMLEAAETLAGDMNFLRVDFYDIAGRPYFGEYCLYPGSGLDPFAADWIDLELGALWLAALAENPVSSAPTGYA; this is translated from the coding sequence ATGACCACGGCAGTCGCTGCCGCGCCGACCCAACCCGGTGTCTATCGGGGGCTTCGGCTCGCCGCGCAGCGCGTCGGTCTTCTCTATGGCTGGCGCCATGGCCACCGCATCGACTGGAACCATCCCACCCGCTTCACCGAACTTGTGCAGCTTAGAAAGCTGACCGATCGGTCTCCGATCCAGACCCAGATGATGGACAAGATCGTCGCGAAGCGCTTGGCGGGGACGCGGCTGGGCGAGGAGTGGATCGTGCCGACGCTCTGGCAAGGCACGGACCTGCCCTGGCTGATCCCGTTCCCGGCCCCCGCGATCATCAAGTCGCGCCACGGCTGCAATCAATATCGGGTCGTCACGGCCGTGCCCGACTGCGAGCGATGGCAGCAACTGCGCAGAGCAGCTCGCCGCTGGCAGCGCAGACCCTACGGGCGCTGGCTCGACGAATGGGCCTATCGCGACGTTCCGCGCGGCATCCTCGCCGAACCGCTGCTTGGCGGCGCGCTCCCACTCCCGATCGACTACAAGATCTATGTGTTCGGCGGCACCGCAACGCATGTCCAGGTCCATCTCGGGCGCGGCCGCCGGCATCGATGGATCCTTCACGACCGTAGCTGGCGACAGCTCGTCAGGGCCGCGGACGAACCGCCCCCGCCGCCGTCACTGCCTGCGATGCTGGAGGCGGCCGAAACGCTTGCCGGCGACATGAATTTTCTTCGCGTCGACTTCTACGACATCGCGGGCCGGCCCTATTTCGGGGAATATTGTCTCTATCCGGGTTCCGGGCTCGATCCCTTTGCCGCGGACTGGATCGATCTTGAACTGGGCGCGCTGTGGCTCGCAGCCCTGGCTGAAAATCCAGTGTCATCCGCACCGACTGGTTATGCCTAG
- a CDS encoding potassium channel family protein, which translates to MTLAHQLALATLVVGVTVVVHLAGLALLLAILRRYRRASRRYLVILLNGGAILVAAFGLFALHSAEIWIWAGIYQLLGAFTDFEHALYFSTSTYVTIGYGDVVLPPGLRILGAIEGASGIILIGWSTAFFFSIVDRMKLLERSFDTDHGGG; encoded by the coding sequence TTGACGCTCGCCCATCAGCTCGCTCTCGCCACGCTCGTCGTCGGTGTCACGGTCGTGGTGCACCTCGCCGGCCTGGCGCTGTTGCTTGCGATCCTGCGCCGTTACCGGCGTGCGTCGCGACGCTATCTCGTCATTCTTCTCAACGGCGGCGCGATCCTCGTCGCCGCCTTTGGGCTGTTTGCGCTGCACTCGGCCGAAATCTGGATATGGGCGGGAATCTACCAGCTTCTCGGCGCCTTCACGGACTTCGAGCATGCCCTGTATTTCTCGACATCGACCTATGTCACGATAGGCTATGGCGATGTCGTCCTGCCCCCGGGGCTGCGCATCCTCGGCGCGATCGAGGGCGCGAGCGGTATCATCCTGATCGGCTGGTCAACGGCCTTCTTTTTCTCGATTGTCGATCGCATGAAACTCCTCGAACGCAGTTTCGATACCGATCATGGTGGCGGGTGA
- a CDS encoding flavin-containing monooxygenase, which translates to MAEIRHRGHASQPRPIHVDVLIVGAGISGIGSAYHLQQQCPGKSYAILEAKPTFGGTWDTHRYPGVRSDSDLYTFGYRFKPWVGAPIASGAEILKYIGEVIEENEIGVHIHYGHRITACHWSSAANRWTIEAVRASDGVAVTFTAGFLWMCQGYYDHEKPYIPDWPGLSDYGGQFVHAQLWDPATDYAGKRILVIGSGATAATIVPAFAEKAAHVTMLQRSPTYFYCSENRNELADRLREVGIDEPTVHRVVRAQIMHDQDLMTRRCQSEPDAVFEDLKALIRAYSGNPDFVFEPHFTPKYRPWQQRLAFCPEGDIFKAAVQGKLTVVTDTIDHFTATGVRTVGGEEIEADIIVAATGFNLSVMGGIPFDIDGTPVDWAKTITYRGMMMTGVPNLAWVMGYFRASWTLRVDMMGDFVCNLLNHMDDIGANRVEVALRPEDEGMQILPWIEEDNFNPGYLMRGLDAMPRRGDKPEWRHNQDYWAEKDAFPRIDLRGAEFVYDGERSGTSARAGTEVTA; encoded by the coding sequence ATGGCGGAAATCAGGCACCGAGGGCACGCGAGCCAGCCCCGCCCAATCCATGTCGACGTGTTGATCGTCGGTGCGGGCATCTCGGGCATCGGCTCGGCTTATCATCTCCAACAACAATGTCCGGGGAAGAGTTACGCGATCCTCGAGGCGAAACCGACCTTCGGCGGGACATGGGACACGCACCGATATCCCGGCGTCCGTTCGGATTCGGACCTTTACACCTTCGGCTATCGCTTCAAGCCCTGGGTGGGCGCGCCGATCGCCAGCGGCGCCGAAATCCTCAAATATATCGGCGAGGTGATCGAGGAGAACGAGATCGGGGTCCATATCCACTATGGTCATCGCATTACCGCCTGCCACTGGTCGAGCGCCGCCAATCGCTGGACGATAGAGGCGGTGCGCGCATCGGATGGCGTGGCGGTCACCTTCACGGCCGGCTTCCTGTGGATGTGCCAGGGCTATTATGATCATGAGAAGCCCTACATCCCCGACTGGCCGGGCCTTTCGGATTATGGGGGGCAGTTCGTCCATGCCCAGCTCTGGGATCCGGCGACCGATTATGCGGGCAAGCGCATACTCGTCATCGGGTCGGGTGCGACGGCCGCGACCATCGTGCCGGCCTTCGCCGAAAAGGCGGCGCATGTGACGATGCTCCAGCGTTCGCCGACCTATTTTTATTGCAGCGAGAACAGGAACGAACTGGCCGACCGGCTTCGCGAGGTCGGGATCGACGAGCCCACGGTCCATCGCGTCGTGCGGGCACAGATCATGCACGACCAGGATCTGATGACACGGCGGTGCCAATCCGAGCCCGACGCGGTGTTCGAGGATCTGAAAGCGCTGATCCGGGCCTATTCGGGCAATCCCGACTTCGTCTTCGAGCCGCATTTCACGCCGAAATACCGTCCGTGGCAGCAGCGGCTCGCCTTTTGCCCCGAGGGCGACATCTTCAAGGCGGCGGTGCAGGGCAAGCTGACGGTCGTCACCGACACGATCGACCATTTTACCGCGACGGGTGTCCGCACGGTCGGCGGCGAGGAGATCGAGGCCGACATCATCGTGGCCGCGACGGGATTCAATCTGTCGGTGATGGGCGGCATCCCGTTCGATATCGACGGTACGCCGGTCGATTGGGCGAAGACGATCACCTATCGCGGAATGATGATGACCGGCGTGCCCAACCTCGCCTGGGTCATGGGCTATTTCCGCGCCAGCTGGACCCTCAGGGTCGACATGATGGGGGACTTTGTCTGCAACCTCCTCAACCATATGGACGACATCGGTGCGAATAGGGTCGAGGTCGCGCTCAGGCCCGAGGATGAGGGCATGCAGATCCTGCCGTGGATCGAGGAGGATAATTTCAATCCGGGCTATCTGATGCGCGGTCTGGACGCGATGCCGCGCCGCGGCGACAAACCCGAATGGCGCCACAATCAGGATTATTGGGCGGAGAAGGACGCCTTCCCGCGGATCGACCTGCGCGGAGCGGAGTTCGTCTATGACGGCGAGCGCTCGGGAACGTCGGCGCGCGCCGGTACCGAAGTAACAGCCTGA
- a CDS encoding NUDIX domain-containing protein → MIARSAGILLYRLKGGSAEVLLVHPGGPYWRGRDRGAWQIPKGEIAAGENAEAAAVREAQEELGISLQGTLVPLGQLRQAGGKIVEGFALEQDLDATAVVSNRFEIEWPPRSGRRQSFPEIDAARWFSVAEAETMILPSQQPFLDRLTAHLTFRN, encoded by the coding sequence ATGATCGCGCGAAGCGCCGGGATACTGCTTTATCGGCTGAAGGGCGGGAGCGCGGAAGTCTTGCTCGTCCATCCCGGCGGGCCCTATTGGCGTGGGCGCGACCGCGGCGCCTGGCAGATACCCAAAGGAGAAATTGCGGCGGGTGAAAACGCAGAGGCGGCCGCCGTCCGTGAAGCTCAGGAAGAGCTTGGCATATCGCTGCAAGGTACGCTTGTTCCGCTGGGCCAGCTCCGGCAGGCTGGCGGAAAGATCGTCGAAGGCTTCGCGCTCGAGCAGGATCTCGATGCTACCGCGGTCGTGAGCAATCGCTTCGAGATCGAGTGGCCGCCTCGCAGCGGACGGCGCCAGTCTTTTCCCGAAATCGACGCGGCGCGATGGTTCTCGGTCGCGGAGGCTGAGACCATGATACTTCCGAGCCAGCAGCCTTTTCTCGACCGGCTCACCGCTCATCTGACCTTCCGGAACTGA
- a CDS encoding BON domain-containing protein, whose product MMLKKTDGQLQRDVMDELEWEPSVDHADIGVAVTDGVVTLSGYVKTYPEKIAAEKATRRVAGVRAIAEEIKVHFASEPKMADHEIARRLLDMMAWTVSIPTDRVQVKVERGWVTLSGMVDWDYQRKEAFRAASRVTGVAGVSNLIEVKQHPAPADVKERIVSAFKRQADLDAAGVTVTTEGGTVKLGGKVKAWAERGVAERAAWSAPGVTRVEDNITIAL is encoded by the coding sequence ATGATGTTGAAGAAGACAGACGGGCAGTTGCAGCGCGACGTGATGGACGAGCTCGAATGGGAGCCAAGCGTCGATCATGCCGATATCGGCGTCGCCGTAACCGATGGCGTCGTCACTCTCTCGGGCTATGTGAAAACCTATCCGGAGAAGATCGCCGCCGAGAAGGCGACGCGCCGCGTCGCCGGCGTCCGGGCGATCGCCGAAGAGATCAAGGTTCATTTCGCCTCCGAGCCCAAAATGGCCGATCATGAAATCGCCAGGCGCCTGCTCGATATGATGGCCTGGACGGTGTCGATCCCGACCGACAGGGTTCAGGTCAAGGTCGAGCGGGGCTGGGTGACGCTCAGCGGCATGGTCGACTGGGACTATCAGCGCAAGGAAGCCTTCCGGGCCGCCAGCCGCGTCACCGGCGTCGCGGGCGTAAGCAACCTGATCGAGGTCAAGCAACACCCGGCGCCCGCCGACGTTAAGGAGCGGATCGTTTCGGCCTTCAAACGTCAGGCCGATCTCGACGCCGCCGGGGTGACCGTGACCACCGAGGGCGGAACCGTGAAGCTCGGCGGGAAGGTCAAGGCGTGGGCCGAGCGCGGAGTCGCCGAGCGCGCCGCATGGTCGGCGCCGGGGGTCACCCGCGTCGAGGATAATATCACGATCGCGCTCTGA
- a CDS encoding alkylphosphonate utilization protein: MSNSDDYVYDEESGEWMPASELAERKAAASQVEVRDAVGNLLKDGDSVALIKDLEVKGAGKTLKVGTVIKSIRLTGDPQEIDCRHESIRGLVLRAEFVRKR; this comes from the coding sequence ATGAGTAACAGTGACGACTATGTCTATGACGAGGAAAGCGGCGAGTGGATGCCGGCGTCGGAGCTTGCGGAACGCAAGGCCGCAGCCTCGCAGGTCGAGGTTCGCGACGCGGTCGGGAACCTGCTCAAGGACGGCGACAGCGTCGCACTGATCAAGGATCTCGAGGTCAAGGGGGCCGGCAAGACGCTCAAGGTGGGGACCGTCATCAAGTCGATCCGCCTGACGGGCGATCCGCAGGAGATCGATTGCCGTCACGAAAGCATTAGGGGGCTCGTCCTGCGCGCCGAGTTCGTGCGCAAGCGCTAG